The following is a genomic window from Actinomadura sp. WMMB 499.
AGGACGGTGCCGCCGGGGTAACGGCCCCAGCCGTCCGGTGCGCCCTCCGAGATCTGTGCTGTGTCGCCCAGGAGCCCGACCGTCTGCTCCGCGCGCGCGCCGACCTCGTCCGGGCCGCCGTCGAGCAGGACGGCGACCGTCCCGGGGGAGAGGTACTCGATCCCGCTCGGGACCACCGGCGAATGCAGGACGGCCTGTATCGCCTCGTGCGCCTCCTCCGGGCCGTCCACGGGACGCGTGACGTACGCGTGGGCGGCCGGAACCGGATGCAGGCGGAACGTGGCCTCGACGATGAGCCCGAGCGTCCCGTACGAGCCGCAGAACAGCCGCCCCAGGTCGTATCCGGCGACGTTCTTCACGACCTTGCCGCCCGACTTCGCCACTTGACCGTCCGCCCGGACGATCGTGAGCCCGATGACCAGGTTCCGTGGGGTTCCGTAAAGGGTCCGGAGTGGCCCCGCCGCACCCGTCGCGATCGTCCCGCCGATCGTCGAACCGGGGATCGGCACGTCCAGCGCGAGCCGCTGCCCGTTCCCCGCGAGCTCCTCGCCCAGCCGCTCCAGCGGCATGCCCGCCTGCGCGGTGGCCACGAGGTCCCCGGCGGCGTGCTCGACCAGGCGGTCCAGGCGCCGCGTGTCCACGATCAGGTCGCAGCCGCGCGGCGGCGTCCCCCAGTCCAGCCGCGTCTCGCCGCCGCGCGGGACGACGGTCAGCGCGTGCTCGGCGGCGACCCGCATCACCGCGGCGGCCTCGCCGACCGTCGCGGGCGCGGCGACGACGGCGGGCTCGACGCCCAGCACGCCCTCCTCGGGCTCGCCGGGACGGACGTCGCCGCAGACCTTCGCCAGCGCGCCGAGCGCGCCGAGCGCGCCGTGCGCGTCGGGTGCATCGGGGGGTCGCATCAGAACAGGTCCGCCTTTCCCGCGAACGGATGGGGTCCCTTGCGCACTCCCGGAACCTCTCCGCACATGCGCGGCGTCGGGAACACCTTCCCGGGGTTGCACAGGCCCGCCGGGTCGAACCCGCACCGCACCATCTGCATGGTGTCCAGGTCGGCGTCGGTGAACATGCGCGGCATGTACCGGGACTTGTCCACGCCCACACCGTGCTCGCCTGTGATGGACCCGCCGTGCTCGATGCACAGATCGAGGATCGCGCCCGACACTTCCTCTGCGCGCGCGCCCGCGCCTTCCTCGGCGTCGTCGAACAGCACCAGCGGATGCAGGTTGCCGTCTCCCGCGTGGAAGACGTTCGCGACCCGCACCCCCGATTCGGCCGACAGTTCGTCGATGCGGGCCAGGACCTGCGGGAGGGCGGTCCGGGGGATGACCCCGTCCTGGACGATGTAGGCGGGGCTGATCCGGCCCACGGCGGCGAACGCCGACTTGCGCCCCGTCCAGATCAGCGCCCGCTCCGCATCGCCGGCCGCCACCCGGATCTCGAACGCGCCCGCGTCCCGGCACAGCTTCTCGACCTGCGCGAACTGCGCCGCGACGGCCGACTCCGGGCCGTC
Proteins encoded in this region:
- a CDS encoding FAD-binding oxidoreductase, translating into MRPPDAPDAHGALGALGALAKVCGDVRPGEPEEGVLGVEPAVVAAPATVGEAAAVMRVAAEHALTVVPRGGETRLDWGTPPRGCDLIVDTRRLDRLVEHAAGDLVATAQAGMPLERLGEELAGNGQRLALDVPIPGSTIGGTIATGAAGPLRTLYGTPRNLVIGLTIVRADGQVAKSGGKVVKNVAGYDLGRLFCGSYGTLGLIVEATFRLHPVPAAHAYVTRPVDGPEEAHEAIQAVLHSPVVPSGIEYLSPGTVAVLLDGGPDEVGARAEQTVGLLGDTAQISEGAPDGWGRYPGGTVLFDVAAPPPALRDLLTALRESAGPGTSVTWSGDGHGYVGLSSGDVAGILADVRAALARHKGSAVVRYAPQDVRGAVDVWGPVPALSLMRGVKDQFDPGHRLSPGRFAGGI